From Homalodisca vitripennis isolate AUS2020 chromosome 1, UT_GWSS_2.1, whole genome shotgun sequence, the proteins below share one genomic window:
- the LOC124367198 gene encoding protein roadkill-like isoform X5: MDSDVVDLTSSEENTNKLRQLLSTPPTPLLKRKQQQQQQEEEQQHQQQPQQSTSSLANTKLKYVRLSEDGYPPTHCSPFAAGFDLRSGQTVVFEL; encoded by the exons atggATTCCGATGTTGTTGATTTAACATCTTCCGAAGAGAACACCAATAAATTACGACAACTGTTAAGCACTCCTCCTACACCATTGCTTAAACGTAAGCAGCAGCAACAACAACAAGAAGAAGAACAACAGCACCAACAGCAGCCGCAACAATCAACCTCAAGCCTCG caaatacaaaattaaaatatgtacgtCTTTCGGAAGACGGATATCCACCTACACACTGTTCACCGTTTGCTGCTGGTTTTGATTTAAGAAGTGGACAAACAGTCGTGTTCGAACTTTGA